The Gordonia sp. KTR9 genome contains a region encoding:
- a CDS encoding transglutaminase family protein has product MSSRVYRVMHRTSYTYDDDVSSSYGRCHLTPRDLPGQRVHSTSLEIEPEPDDRSTGLDVYGNHDSYFHVRTSHRELTVTARSVVEVDPVDPGVLLSPAARTPWEQARPCVVDGRESALAAEFVLDLDPPEITDAVREYAAGVFTPGRPLVEAVTDLTSRIFADFTYRSGSTAVTTRVDTVLQRREGVCQDFARVAIACLRSQGLAARYESGYLATEPPPGREKVYGADASHAWAAVWMPDGRWLPFDPTNDKLVDERHVTLAWGRDYDDVPPLRGVIYTDSTKSRIDVSVDVSPADGLTPG; this is encoded by the coding sequence GTGAGTTCGCGTGTCTACCGCGTGATGCACCGGACGAGCTACACCTACGACGACGACGTGTCGTCGTCGTACGGGCGTTGTCACCTGACCCCGCGCGACCTACCGGGCCAGCGCGTGCACTCGACATCGCTGGAGATCGAGCCCGAACCCGACGACCGGTCGACCGGGCTCGACGTGTACGGCAACCACGACAGCTACTTCCACGTCCGGACCTCGCATCGCGAGCTCACCGTCACCGCGCGGTCGGTCGTCGAGGTGGATCCCGTGGACCCGGGCGTGCTCCTGAGCCCGGCGGCCCGGACGCCCTGGGAACAGGCACGACCCTGCGTCGTCGACGGCCGGGAGAGCGCCCTGGCTGCCGAATTCGTCCTCGATCTCGATCCACCCGAGATCACCGACGCGGTCCGCGAGTACGCCGCCGGGGTCTTCACCCCGGGCCGTCCGCTCGTCGAGGCCGTCACCGACCTCACCTCACGGATCTTCGCCGACTTCACCTACCGGTCGGGTTCGACGGCCGTCACCACCCGGGTCGACACCGTCCTGCAGCGGCGCGAGGGCGTCTGCCAGGACTTCGCGCGGGTCGCGATCGCCTGCCTGCGGTCGCAGGGCCTGGCCGCCAGGTACGAGTCGGGCTACCTCGCGACCGAACCGCCCCCCGGCAGAGAAAAGGTCTACGGTGCCGACGCCAGCCACGCATGGGCTGCGGTCTGGATGCCCGACGGCAGGTGGCTGCCCTTCGACCCGACCAACGACAAGCTGGTCGACGAACGCCACGTCACGCTGGCGTGGGGACGTGATTACGACGACGTGCCGCCGCTTCGCGGGGTCATCTACACCGACTCCACGAAGAGCCGCATCGACGTTTCGGTGGACGTCAGCCCGGCGGATGGCCTCACGCCAGGCTGA
- a CDS encoding replication-associated recombination protein A — MDGLFDPPDDPRAGSGGRGAAGGLTAPPSPSAPLAVRMRPQTLDEIVGQQHLLGTGSPLRKLISGSGAASVLLYGPPGTGKTTMASLIARATGGRFEALSALTAGVKEVRAVIDVARRRLIGDARSGGQQTVLFIDEVHRFSKTQQDALLDAVENRIVLLVAATTENPSFSVVAPLLSRSLVLQLRSLTDSDIREVLTRAVADPRGLDGKVEVTDAAYDHLVAVSGGDARRALTALEASADSTDRIDLADVETAIDRAAVRYDRDGDQHYDVTSAFIKSIRGSDVDAAVHYLARMIAAGEDPRFIARRLMIHASEDIGMADPTALQTAVAAAQVVNLVGMPEAKLALTQATIHLATAPKSAGVVSAIGAALADVESGKAGAVPAHLRDSHYPGAKKLGNGVAYRYPHDDPDGVVPQQYPPDELVGRDYYVPTDHGLEREIGPRVAKLRSIVRGAVSRRRSR, encoded by the coding sequence GTGGACGGACTGTTCGACCCACCCGACGACCCTCGGGCCGGCTCCGGTGGGCGTGGTGCCGCCGGGGGCCTCACCGCCCCGCCGTCTCCGTCGGCACCCCTGGCGGTCCGGATGCGGCCACAGACCCTCGACGAGATCGTCGGGCAGCAACACCTTCTCGGGACCGGCTCGCCGCTGCGGAAGCTGATCAGCGGTTCGGGCGCGGCGTCGGTGCTGCTCTACGGGCCGCCCGGGACCGGCAAGACCACCATGGCCTCGCTCATCGCGCGAGCCACCGGCGGCCGTTTCGAGGCCCTGTCCGCGCTGACGGCCGGGGTCAAAGAGGTACGTGCGGTCATCGACGTGGCCCGGCGCCGCCTCATCGGTGACGCCAGGTCCGGCGGTCAGCAGACGGTCCTGTTCATCGACGAGGTGCATCGGTTCTCCAAGACGCAGCAGGACGCGTTGCTCGACGCCGTGGAGAACCGCATCGTCCTGCTCGTCGCCGCCACGACCGAGAATCCGTCGTTCTCCGTGGTCGCACCGCTGTTGTCCCGATCCCTGGTGCTGCAGTTGCGGTCACTGACCGATTCCGACATCCGGGAGGTGCTCACCCGGGCGGTCGCCGACCCGCGCGGGCTGGACGGCAAGGTCGAGGTCACCGACGCCGCCTATGACCACCTCGTCGCGGTGTCGGGCGGGGACGCACGCCGGGCGTTGACCGCCCTCGAGGCCAGTGCCGACTCGACCGACCGCATCGACCTCGCCGACGTGGAGACCGCCATCGACCGCGCCGCGGTGCGCTACGACCGGGACGGCGATCAGCACTACGACGTGACGAGCGCGTTCATCAAGTCCATCCGGGGTTCCGACGTCGACGCCGCCGTGCACTATCTCGCGCGGATGATCGCGGCGGGGGAGGACCCGCGCTTCATCGCACGGCGCCTGATGATCCACGCCAGCGAGGACATCGGGATGGCCGACCCGACGGCCCTGCAGACCGCGGTCGCGGCCGCCCAGGTCGTGAACCTCGTCGGGATGCCGGAGGCCAAACTGGCGCTCACCCAGGCGACCATCCATCTGGCGACGGCGCCGAAGTCGGCCGGTGTGGTCTCGGCCATCGGCGCCGCCCTCGCCGACGTCGAGTCGGGCAAGGCCGGCGCGGTTCCGGCCCACCTGCGCGACAGTCACTACCCGGGAGCCAAGAAGCTCGGCAACGGCGTCGCCTACCGATACCCGCACGACGACCCCGATGGTGTTGTACCGCAACAGTATCCGCCCGACGAACTCGTCGGCAGGGACTACTACGTGCCCACCGACCACGGTCTGGAGCGCGAGATCGGGCCGCGGGTCGCGAAGTTGCGGTCGATCGTGCGCGGCGCGGTCTCACGGCGCCGGTCCCGCTGA